The following DNA comes from Rhea pennata isolate bPtePen1 chromosome 22, bPtePen1.pri, whole genome shotgun sequence.
AATTCAGAATGCAGCTTGCTCAAGCACTATTGTTTGGGTAAGATAATATATTCTTAAGAAGCAGACAAAACAGCAAAGCATTATATATTTCTGCCTTCCACATGTATGCTCCAGGCATCTTTCATCCAAATCAGTATCTACTGCTGCATGGAagccaggaaaaacagagattttGCTGCTTGTTAATACTGACATTAAACAAcagatttatttcagcttttgggGAGCCTCCAGTTTTGGCTGTAGATAGAGCAGAAAGCTGCACTTGTGGCTACAAAACTGGACATcgtgatatttttttccattctaagTTTGTCCTTTATGTATAACCTGGCTTATGGGgtagagatttttgttttttaaataatcagtaGCAGTATTTCACTTGGGAGGTGGCTGGATGGCCTAAAATGAGAGAGGATCAAGATTCCTGtagtggaaggaaggaaggaagggacaCAAAGGTAAGCCTTGCCATTGACACTAAACATCCACTAACAAATCAGGGCacagcaaaaactttttttttgtggcagCTGCTCTGTAGTAGTCTATATGCCTGCTTCTTGCCCTGTTTGTCCGATTGGTAAAAATGAAGTAGCTTACACTTTTTCATTAACAGGACACACTGCATTATTCCAAAGGTCAGCATGCTGACTTGGGATTCAAAAGGCTCATTTCCATTGCTACAGGAACCCCATTCTCTTTCAGGGAAGTGCTACTGATCTAACAATTAAAGGTGAAGAAGTAAAATCAAATTGGGCTCACCACACTACACCAGTGTTTCTCAATCATCATGAACGGCTGGTTCTTCGTATTCCTTGAAACATCTTCCTCTCCAAAGTGACTGCAATTGGTTTTATTGAAGAAATATGGCACGCTAAAACACATGAAATTTGATCTGCAAAAGAAGATACAGTGTTTCAGTCAGTACAAAGTGGTGGTTGCCATTCACTGACAAAAtacaatgaaacaaaataaaataatatttcaaataattacaGACTCATAGAATTATAAAATACGATATACAAttcaaggttggaagggacagcCAGAGTTCTTTTAGTCTTGCTGATGTAATTCTGAATATATCAGACATTGCTACTGCTGACATGCCatcaaatgttaaaataattcctataacatttttcttctgataacATGGTCATGACAAACATTCAAGGCAATGGGAAAGCAAACAGCTGCTACAGACAATATGCACTTTAGCTGGAAATTTTTACGAAATTTGCAGATAGAACCTGCATTCAAGGTCCATCTAGGCTGTTCGTTTTCTAAAAGCATTTGTGCATATAAAAAATTATCCCACAGTTACACAAATTTTCCATGGGTATCAGAGCAGCATTACATTTTAAGTCATATCTCCCAGTGATAAAATGATATCAACATATAAAGCAGCTTGCAAGACAGAGTCAAGCAGCATCTAGCTAATTGGCATCATGCTTGGAATCCTCTTTGCTGTGCTGGCTCTGGCAACTACAGGTATGTACCCAATTTTAGCATTagttctaaagaaaaaaaaaattaaatgcaactGCAACTTTACTGGGGAAATTTGACACATTCTGCAACAAGATAGAATGAGATATGGCAAAGGGGATTAATTAAAAAGTTCTCTCAAAACAGCAACTAGGTGTTAGATTATTTTGTTCATACTAAAGGGGCTTGACTAGCACGAATGCCCTCAGCTCTAGGCAAATTCAAAGTTATTTTACTTAACTTGAACACATCAAAATACAGTTAATCGACATCAAATTGCTTTGCATCTGCTGGGAACTGCACCTCAGCTGACACATGAGAATTTGGTTAAGCCAACATGATTTCATCACTGTATCAGATCATAGGCTAGGTCGCTACTTTGTAATGTTCTGTGCAGATAGagtctacattaaaaaaataaactgttgaaaaaatctttttagagttcctacttttaaaatacatcctattttgcatgttttctagCCCTTGGCTGTGGAGTTCCTTTCTACGCGCCTAGTGTATCTAGAGTGGTTGGAGGGGAAAATGCAAGACCATACAGCTGGCCCTGGCAGGTTAGTGGTTTCTGCTTTCCCTGGAAGAATTAGCATCATGCTCCCTCAAACAGCACGGCTGAACAAAACTAGcccttttatttcatttgagtCATCTTGTCTGTAATGTCTTAGGTTTTGAATATTACATTCTGATCAATcccaacatttcatttttttaaaagatagctCTGAATGTCTCACCTATTGCTAATTACGAGGCTTTCTTGTTCTTGTAGTTGACTTAGGCACCACTTATCAACAAGAATCAGAGCTTCCAAGTTTCCTAACCCATATTCAAACAAGAAGACTGAATCTCAATGGAGAAAATGATGCCTACTGGAGCATGCTTCTACACAAAgttaacaaatacatttttgtagcAAATAAAATGCCTTATTTGGGATGGGGTTAGTgaaagctttgggaaaaaaacactaaaactaAACTTTTGGATGACAAGGAAAGAGGGAAGCCTTTTTGGAGGGTAGGAATTGAAAACTCTTGTTGCTTAAAAATTTCCCACTATTGTCCAAAGGCAAGTTGTGTTCTGGGTGCAGGGAGAAAAGTGCaacaatgaaaaatcaaaaaacaaaaatctgaaccTTATGTGCTGTGTTGATCCTAGGCCTCCCTCCAATACAGCTCGAGTGGCAAATGGTACCATACCTGTGGAGGAACCCTCATTGCAAGCAACTGGGTGATGACAGCTGCACATTGCATTAGGTAAATCATTGAGTTAAAGTATCAGAAAGCAGTACATGACCAAAgatacatgaagaaaaaatgtattaatgcCAGTTCTTCCTTTCCCAAATAAGAGCACCAAGGCTCACATCCTATCTTTTGATTCCAACTTTGAGGTCACAAGAAAGAGGATAtgtctttcccttttcttaaaGGTAGAGGTAAAGGTAAAGCTCAATGTCCTGAATTACATATAcctaattttctttaaataactaCAGAATCATTACATTTTCAAGTTGCTATTAAAATTCAGCTGTGTTGCCTGTCTCTGTAGTACATTTGAGAGTGAGATCCAAAAAGACAACTACTCAGTCCATTCCCTGAAGAAATAATCATCACAAGTGTTTTGACTTTACCAGTCCTTTTCAGTAACCCTTTCATATTCTTATACTGTGGGAAAGTATAATAAGGAAATGATCAGGTACAGCTACACCCcttcatcattaaaaatgtttccatagCAGGAACCTCTTTTCAGTTTAGTCGCATATGTCCTTGGATATGTTCATACAGTTCTTGGCATCACGAGGTTGTAGAAAAGATTATCACATGAAATAACAAGAACTGGCTGCATGTTACTATTATAAATGCTGGATATTACATTTATCACACAGTTATTTATCAATGAAGATGCTTGGGAGCAAATACTAATGTGCTGTAAAAAAGGTACTTCAAATTGTTTATTTGCTTAAAGAGTAACAGTTATATGCTTTAAAGACTGGAGGCATCCTCAGTTTGGTAGTGAGCCCTTAAGCGGGAATGGACAGGATTGCTTGGAGATGAAAGGTTCTGAAATCCAATACACAATGCTTTGTCCTCAGACATTGGCAAAGCTCTGGACAGATCACATGTGTGACTTCAGACTACAGTCTTAAGGGTGTTCTTGCTGAATACCTCAGGTGGTAAAGATACAGATGGCTTTGCAGTAAGCTAGTAGCTGCGTAACTGAGTGGTAATCCTTagtccttttctttcccagctCTTCTAGAACATATCGAGTATTTCTTGGAAAGTATAACCTAGAAGTTGAAGAAGAAGGATCAATTGCAGTGGAGCCAGAAAAAATCATTGTTCATGAGAAGTGGAATCCAAATAATGTTGCAAAAGGGTAAGTTGGTGgcaagtattttttcatataatagATGCAGGGCCAAAATCAAACTGCCTGAATGCAGCCCTCAAATGGCGGCAGTTAAACGTTTGGAGCCTCTTGTTATAGCTTAGGCTTATGGTGGTACTTCTAAATGAAACGGATGAGAGTTGAGTCTGCAGTCTGCACCTTTCTCCCTCAAGGGAGGACAGGGAAATTTCAGTACTAATTGTTTCATTAATTGCATTTTCAGCTCTAGTTTTGCATGTTGCGAAGTTGTTGTCCTATGCAATACTCTCTCTTGTACAGTGGAAATGGATGAATTGATCAAACAATTGATATAATGTTCTTTGAAGCCCTCATTAGAATGGCATGAATGTAAAGTATTATTGATAATTGCTATTATCTTTGTTGCTGAAGGATTGCTATGCCCTGCTGCAGGCTGAGCACATTAGCAAAGAAATCATCTCAGTTTCCAGCTGCCTGGAGCCAGTGTCCTCACACTGGCTTATTTCTGGTGAACAGAATCTGTGAAAGGTCATTTCCAGAATGCTGCCAGCAGAAAAGTGAACAGCTCTGTAGGAAAGAGCTGAGTAATAATGAAGAAACTTCCTTTTCCCAGAATAGTTGTCAGTGCAGAAACCTGTAGCTCCAGAAGCTGCTATGCAATTATAGCCTGTGCCTATACTTCGTGAAGCTGCAGTGCTTCACAATGGAGTTAAAGATACCAGTGCATAGACCCCCCCACTGCTTTGAGGGTGCAAGAATCTTTGCTACCCATGCACTGGTCTCCTTGCTCCCTTGCATCTCTTCTGAATAGGCCAAGTGCTGTGCAACTGCTAAATTTTCATGCTTGTATGTCTTAATCTTTTTTTGCCATCCTCTCTATCTCTTCATTTCCCTTCCCCACTCTCATATGTGTGCATATGACCACAGGTATGACATTGCTTTGATCAAACTTGCTGAACATGTCACCTTAAGCCACCAAATTGAGTTGGCCTGTCTCCCTGCTCCACAAAGCATCCTAGCATCCAACACTCCCTGCTATGTGACAGGATGGGGAAGGCTGAAGAGTAAGTATTTGGCAGCTACagaactgtaaaacaaaatatttcagtactgCCTTCTGCTGTTATTAGAAAAAAGCTGTTGTTGGTGGTCAAGGTTCCTTCAACCCCAATGTAGTGAGGTAGTTGATCAGACCCTCATTTCACTCGCACAGTatgttttttccctccctttccttgGAGTGTGTTTTGCTTGTAGTGGGGCTAGTAATGCACTAGAGGGCCCTCTATTAGGCTTTTAGAAGCTATTGTAACAAAAACGTTAAGGGTGTGCAGGTTGACGAGTTTGCTAATGCTAGCACATCCTgctgaagaactgaaaagacTAATAAGGAAATAGATGCAAAGTGAAGAAAATCTCAGAGAGTTTAGCAGTGTCAACTCTGCTCAAGAGGCAATTCCTAGAGTGCTAAGTAAATTGCAAAGTTCTGAACAAAGAGCAGCCATTTATTTCTCTAacaaagagagatttttaaatggaatgAGAATTATTAGTAAGTTAAGGCCTTCTTTGACGTAAGAATGCAGAAAAGGAATGGATTATGCAGCCTCTCCTTTAATACAGCTTCTATGGAGACTCCTACCTGGAGGAATAGTACCCAAATCCTCGGAGAGGCTTAATAATgcagttttgttctttcttcagtGCTGGCTAGTACCATGACTCCTTTGTTTCTATTCCCTTGCAGCAAATGGAGCTCTTCCAGACGTCCTGCAGCAAGGCCTTTTGCTGGTGGTGGATTATGCGACTTGTTCCAAGTTtggctggtgggggagcacggtgaAAACCAACATGGTTTGTGCTGGTGGGGATGGCATCACCTCCAGTTGCAATGTGAGTCTGGAGAACACTGCTCGTAGGGTCTGGTTTCAGGCACAAACAGGCTTGATTAGAAGGAAGCCtaaaaaaatgaggaagcatTATTGACACTATGATTGCCATTAACTGTGttcccccttcctcccaggGGGACTCGGGTGGCCCACTGAATTGCCAAGGTGATGATGGCAGGTGGGAAGTGCACGGCATCGTAAGCTTTGGCTCTTCTCTGGGCTGCAATTTTTATCACAAGCCTTCTGTCTTCACTCGGGTCTCTGATTTCAATAGCTGGATCCAGCAGGTAAGGTTCTAGTTATTGCTATTCAGACAATACAGACACATAGCTTTTTCTAAGGTCATTATCAGAAACTGtggcgggggaggaggggtggTAAAGACGTTTAAAGATTTGTCTATTTGAGGAAAAGTGCCTAAAAAACTATTCCACAGTTATCTTTGGTTATATCACTTCAAGTAACCTCTCTGTATGCAGCACAAAAGCAGTCCCTATAGCAAAAAATATCTTCTTCTTAAATAGTTAACCTAATTATTTCCATCTGAATCTTTAAGAACAAATCCTGCCTTTATAGTAAAGTTATATTTAAAGGCTTTAAAGATTTTGTTGGTATGACTTGAATAATCACTTTGGAAGTCATATTAGCAAATAATTGATGCTACCGACTTGAGCAGCACGCATTGCCTTCATTGTTTATACAATTGTGTCCTCGAAGGCAATGCGTGATGCTCAAGTCGGTAGCATCAATTATTTGCTAATATAATACAATCCTAACCCTAAGGAGTGACTGAGAAGCAAAGCTCttgtttcagttatttaaatgcTGCTTCTTGGATATAACATATGCTATTCACAAATTCTTGGGTCTTCTGATCTGATTTGTGTCTTATTGTACATTTTTGTAGGTTATAGACAGCAATTAATGCAAAGAGAACTGGATGATAGATGAGAACAGTGCCAAGAAGGAAAGCAGCCTGAATAAGTCATAATCAGGACACCTTTAATCACAAAGAACTGGGAAATTATGCATTTACCAACAACAATATTGTATTTAATCATACTGCAGTAAACACTGTTTTTGGCAAAAcgaaagaaaaatgtgtgtccCTGCCAATTTTTCTTGTGTATTGTCAAAATCGGAGCCCTGATTTAGTGATGATGCTGGAGTCCTTTTATAACCTTTCCCTGTGTTGGGCTGGAGCTTGATACTCTCACCTGGGGGAAGATGTGAGCCCTGCTGTGAAGAGGATGTGCAGTGGAGGAAGAGTCGGAGAGCTGCGGCAACAATTTTGGCGGGGGGGAGCTGAGAAAATGAGGCAGTGATGGGGCTGGTGAAGGAGGGGGGTGGGCGGCGGGCAGGACCCATGGGCCGGTGAGCAGGACCTCACGGCTGGCGAGCGGTCCCCACCAGCGCACGCAGCAGCGATGCCTGGCAGAAAGACGGCGCGGGCCCCAGCAGGTGAGCGCAGGTGAGTGCAGAAGCGCTGCAAAATGCCTACTTTTACAGAGAGGTTGTTAATGCTGTGACCTTGGGGGTTAGAAACCGGGAGGGTAAAACCAAGCAGTGACTGCTGGCAGCTGCCCCGGCAGTGAGGGGCTCCCCTTGCATTGCTGCAGATCTACCTGCTTTATACTCACTTTGCTCATTTTTAAGTAATTCAGATCCCAGGCAACGACCTCTGAATTGTTACTGTCACCCAACACACAGATGCACATgccaatttttttaaaaagaacaagcagAATCACCACTGTTTAGCCTAGCACTGAATTAAAGCCTCTATTTATTTCATTGTGATATAAATCAGGCAGTGTAAAATCAAGGTGGActtttgttgtgtttttgttctaCCTCTTGACACATATTTAGACAgattcaaaactaaaataattgattaaaaaaggagaacaagTGATGCAAAGGTAAACAGtagatggaggaagaaaaatattggaagTCATTCTGAGAACAAAAACCCATGTGGGTTTGGGGATGATTTTTTCTAGGTTTGCAGTTTTTTTGATTCAGATATTTTGTCTTTGTTCCCTTTGGATTAAGCTGGTAAATACATTACATAAATTAtgtaataattataaaataagtATGTACATGGGTACTTACTGTCTTCAGAGActctacttttatttcttttcttttacttttcaacTGCTGAATGCCCTTCTGCTGCAAAGAGCACAGCAGGAATTTGTTTTGCCTAATATCAGCCTCTGCTGAGAAATAGcagattcttttgttttttatttctcttcttatAAATCCAATTTCATCTATCCAAAATATAGGTTCTTTATCAGTAGAAATAAAGATTGCTTATGGAGAACAGATTTACCCAGGATTGCTCTGTTTCAGTGTAACTTCCTGAGTTATTTTTGTGAGCATCATTACAGTAAGATTGCAAATGATGATTAATAGTTCTGAAAGGCAAAATTATTAGAGGTTATTCTGCTGTATAGCGCACAGATGCCAACTATGAGCAGCATGAAAGAGAAGGACAGGAAATGTAACCATGCAGCTCAAACTGTAAAAACTGGATACATACATGCTTCTGTAACGACTgtaacaaaactgaaatttgattcattttccttctgaaatatttagaCAGTACTGTGGAAATGCCCAAGCTTATTTGAACATATCAGCACAAATTATACATCATCTGCAAATTTCTATTAAGAACAAATTCTAAATTTTTTGGTAGTTGCTTTGATTAATAAGTTCAGTCATTTCAGTTCCTGATCATTGAAATCAATAATCATCTTTTCATGGGCTTCCTTGAGATTTGGATACAAGTACCAGAAAGAATAAAACCTGCAACAAACGATTTTATCTGTCTTAGTACTCACAAGAAAACAGTACATTTTCATTTGAGTGTTTTTGCAGCTCTGAGTGTGTCATGGAAACAATCTCCAcgtcatcttttcttttaaaataaaaatctcagtggatcaaaatacaataaaagacATCTTTCAATAGTATTCAAATAATGTATGATCGTTGtgctttgtttcaaaatgcagaCAAATTGTTAAATATCACTACTAGCTCCAGTTAAATTTTCAGGACCTGCAAGAAATGTCTCAGTGATCAgacccttttttttctgttttagacGTTCTCCCCTCTCCAATGCTGGTGGTAGCAAAATAGTCCAAAGGATTTTGACAGCATGCATGGTCTCCCTCTGTAGCCTCCTTGGGgccttttcttttgatttaagCAACAGCTTGGAAATATGGAGAAACACAGGAAAGGCCCTTCAGGAACTTGGCTCCTGTGAAAACATTTGGGCTGTTCGCCTCATCTATCTACTGcaggaagaaagacaaaaagatggCTAATCCCAGCAGCAGATAAGAGGAATCGATCATTTCATGCTCAGCTTTTGGAGAATTTATATTCCCTCTGCAATGCAAGTGAAGCAGAACTGTACTGTGAGAACTGCCAGTGCAAGAAGGAGAACGTTTCCATCTGTAGATTTTATATCATTGACATGAAACGAAGAATAAATAGCATGTGGGATACGGAGGCCAGCCAGGTGCTATCCAGAGTGATCTCTGAACTGCTGGAGCTTTTTACCAGTCTCCACGAAGACCTGAAAGCTATGAGACACAATCCAGACTGGGCAGACATAGTAGCTTTTAAACTCATTCTTCGAATAAGAGAAGCCATGCTTAGAGCTCGTTTAATGCCAGCGTCTACAAGTTTTCAAGCAGCCTTGCATCCACTTTTCAGCATTCTGAACTATGCGATCCTCTCGTCAGAGAATGTACAGAAATGCTGGATGGATAATGTCAATTCGTCGCTTGATTTTACTCACTATGAAGGAATCTCTTTTCTCATCCCATTCTTGGGCCCAGCTGAATTAGTCTCCATTAAAGCCTTGGTAAAGGAACTTTATTATGTACAGAGCTGCCTACTGCAGAATGGACAGGAAAAGTTCAGCAAGAAAGCTAAAGAAATCCTGTCCACAGTGAGCCTTAAGATCAGTCTGTTAGTGATAGCCTGCCTCATTTACCCTATAATCCTAATGTCCTTCAAGCAAATGACAGACTGGATACTTAATTATGCCAGAAACCTCAAGGAAAGGACAGAAGACTTGAAAAGGGAGAGGCAGCTAGCTGAGGACCTCTTACACCAGATGTTGCCAAAATCTGTGGCCAAGCAGCTACGGAAATGCCAAAAAGTTGAGGCAGAAAACTACGATCAGGTAAATCTAGAGACTATAGGTGAGCAAATGGAAAACACACTGTCACTAAGGATAGAAAAGAATTCCTTTAAAAGAACATCTTTCTTATCTCCAGTTTGAGGAATCTGGTTTTGCACCCACAGCTGATTCTGGATGGAAATTCTAATATTCATaacatgttttgaaaacagctgTGTAATGTGCCAGGAAGCACTTAGATAATTAGGCTGatcagaagggaagaagagctGAGATTTCCAGAGGACTAGCTTTAAATATCAAAGATCCTAAACTGGCAGGTTGTGTTACCTGCATTTAACAGCTACTCATGAGAACCAGCCAGCATCACTGTTTACTAAGTATATGGGAGCAAGAACTGAGTTTCCTCTTTGTGAAATAGGAAGAATCACTAGGCGAAGCAGCCCAAATCCTGTCTCTACTCATCAGAATAATTCCATAAACATAATAGAGAAAGGAGCATGCGTCTTTTCAAGGATGAGAGGGGGAAACGATCTAATAGCcttaaaaacattaaagtaacaaagccttaaaaaaaaaaaaaaaaaaaaaaaaaaaaaaaaaaaaggaaatgtttgtaAAATCCATAAAAATAAGGCCAGGGCCAGGGTCTGGTCAGGCATCCACTTACGTGCAGCTCTGCCTTGCAGCATGCATGCTGCTGCCAACACTCAATTTAGTAGCTGCACAAACAGTATGAATAACATAATGAATTCCCAGGGCCATGTCCATGAGCTGTAATAATTTCTTAGCTATGCTATACCCACATAACAACTTCACTCAGTCTCCCTAGATTAGTTTCTTCCCCAGTTTTTGCTACTTTTCTTTGAGCTTCCTCCATTTTGTGAAAAGCAGTTCTGTGACCGTTTCTTCCACCTCCTTCAGCCCAAGGTTCTTGGGCAAAGCTAGCAAATAGCACATATGTTTTATGTGCAGTAAACTCTGCTAAAAAAATCCTCATGTTATAGTAATTGCAGTTCTCTTCATTCTTTCCCCTGGATACTCCACTACTTTCAGCTGTGAAACACAAtgataaatatttgcatttaatttgtaGGTGTCATTATCAAAATAGCACACTGTAATTGCACAATTAATTCTAATTAACAATAGTCATGCCATGGAAAGTAGCTAAGCcaaaatagagagagaaaagatggcTCTTCTGGATTAATTGATATTACcaataaagaataaagcaaCAATTTTAGTTTAAACAGCTGACACAGTTCAGGAGAAACACATATCACACATATTTTTGCCAACAGTTGTAACacacattttccttcctcaatTTAGTTATTCTTGTTTCTACTATTCTTTGTTTTATgcacttgattttaaaatatgtaaattacTTGATCATAAGAAAGAAGAACATCATAAGTAGAGAAACCATTTCCAGTTAGTATTTCCTAATTCAACATGAAAAGAACCAACAATTGAACTTCTATTTCTCAGTCTGTTTAGAAACCTACGTTTAATCTCCACCAcagcttgaaaaagaaaattcaggcCCTAGTTCTGTAAGAAGCCTGGTGATTATAGCTCTCAAGGTTCGGAGTATTTGACTTTCAATCTCCCATCTAATGCAAGGTATTCAAAGAGATGCAGATGCTAAActatggaaataaataatattttatccaTCAAAGTAACAGAGAACAACTCAAAGACACACCTTGCTAATTTAGGAAGGTATCTGTTCAGTTCTGCAAAACCGGTTCTACATGGAGCCTGTGCCTTGTGCTGTTCTGGTCAGAGTTTTACAAATCCCCAAACTCTTCAAAGGCTCTGCCAGTGTTGTTTAAAGACCTTAGCTTTAcaccttccttttccctttgacAGGTGACTATCTTTTTCTCAGACATCGTGGGGTTCACAAGCATTGCTGCTTCCTGTACCCCCATGCAAGTTGTTGAGATGCTCAACAACCTCTATGTCTGCTTTGACAGCAGGATCGAGTCTTATGATGTGTATAAGGTGAGTAAAAATCTTCAGGCAAGGAATCTGGAAATAGCTGGAATCTTACTTTGTTCCCTGGTGATTATTAAATACTGGTTGCTGGCCAGAAATGATGAAATCCTAGACCTCCATCGCTAAGGGACTACTTTGCAGGTCGACAAGTGGCAGACAAATGAGATGTTTTATTCTGATCTCCTTTGGAATGAAAAGCTTCATGCCTACCACTCAGTGATACATGTCCATTCCCATCAGGTGGAGACCATTGGCGACGCATACATGGTAGTGAGTGGCCTACCAGAGAAGAATGGCACAAAACACGCTGATGAGATTGCCAAAATGTCTCTAGATCTGGTGGCAGCAGTTCGGCAGGTTGTGATACCTCATATGCCAATGGGCAGACTGCAGCTGAGGGCTGGGATACACACAGGTATGTAGGCAGAGGCATGAGAAAAAAGATGACACGGTCTAGATGTGTGAGGAGAAAAGACCTCTGCTTTACTGTACCCTGCAAAACTCTGAGATGAACATTGCTCTGGGTTCTAGCAGTAAAAGTGGAGGAGAAATGACTTTTGCTTTCATCAGCACGGAAAGAGCTGTGAAATGATTCATTATTGGCAAAGTGCATCTTTCTCGATAACAGCAACAGGTAACCACAGCTAAACAAGTTGTAAATCACACTGTGCAACCAGCTACTAAATGCACTGAGTATTCCCAATTCCAACTGCTCTCTCAGGATCCAGAAGGCATCTCCCAGCATTTCTGCCACTTGTTTACTTTTTAGGGTCTTTGTGTCTTGCGTTTTTTCAGGACCCTGTGTAGCTGGAGTTGTTGGGTACAAAATGCCTCGGTATTGTCTTTTCGGGGACACTGTGAACACAGCCTCCCGCATGGAGTCTACCAGTTTGCGTAAGTGACTCAGCACAAGCTGTGTCTGTTCCTTATGTGCCAGTCAGTCTCACACCTGCACTCTATGTCTCCTAGATAttacagtgaaaagaaaacagcgAATATTTCCTCAAACTGGCATGGCCAAGGGTGAAATCGGGTTTGTACAGGAGAAGGAACATTTTCTGTGGCACCTCCCAGGCTATCCTATCACTGATCTAACGAACCA
Coding sequences within:
- the KIAA2013 gene encoding uncharacterized protein KIAA2013 homolog isoform X6, yielding MLGILFAVLALATTALGCGVPFYAPSVSRVVGGENARPYSWPWQASLQYSSSGKWYHTCGGTLIASNWVMTAAHCISSSRTYRVFLGKYNLEVEEEGSIAVEPEKIIVHEKWNPNNVAKGYDIALIKLAEHVTLSHQIELACLPAPQSILASNTPCYVTGWGRLKTNGALPDVLQQGLLLVVDYATCSKFGWWGSTVKTNMVCAGGDGITSSCNGDSGGPLNCQGDDGRWEVHGIVSFGSSLGCNFYHKPSVFTRVSDFNSWIQQVIDSN